One Algoriphagus sp. Y33 genomic window, TTGTCGGCTACTTCAGGATTTAGCTCACTTTGGTACTTCACGAATTGGTAAGCGTCCATCAGCTTGATGGGATTTGGGTTTTGTGAAATCCCGTAGTACATATTGTAAGAAATTTCCGGAGCTCCCATCTTTCCTCTCTTGGTTGTTATAATAATAACCCCGTTGGCTCCACGTGCACCATATATTGCCGTTGCAGAAGCATCCTTGAGAACCGTCATTGATTCTATATCATTAAGATTCAAAGAATTGGCATAGGAATCTTCCATTGGAAAACCGTCAACTACATATAGCGGTGCTGTAGAACCGGTAATGGAACCGACTCCCCGGATGATGATGTTGTTATTGGATCCCGGCTGGCCATCATTACCTGAAACCGTCACTCCCGCAACCCTTCCGGCAAGTGCCTCATCAAAGGACTTGACCGGTGCCTTTTGTACGTCTTCCATATCGACGGTTTCAATGGAGCCAGTCATGTCTTTTTTGGTCGTTGTCCCGTAACCAACCACTACTACCTCGGTTAGAGAGGTAATATCAACCTCCATAACCAGATCCACGACTTTCCGGTTGTCAATGGGTATTTCCTGGGTACGGTACCCAATAAATGAAAATACAAGTGTTCCGGGGCCATCAGGTACTTTTATTGTGTAGTTCCCCATGACATCCGTAACGGTACCGACAGCGGTACCTTTTAGCAGAATACTTACACCAGGAAGGCCTTCTCCGCTTTCTCCGTCGGAAACTGTACCCTTCAGGGTAATTTCCTGGCCAAATCCGGCTGATGCCCACATGAAGAACATCATCAGAAAGATTGGTTTGTAGAAATGTTTCATAGCTTCAATAATAAATTTCAACGTTAACGCACTAAGTAAAATGTCACTAAAATCCTTATGCTCCTATCTTAATAGAACTCGCACAGCTAAAGGGTTTAAGTTAGGGATGAAAATGAGCATAATGAGAAAAGTAAGAGGGTACATGATCCCTGCTACCAACCATAGCGGCCCATAGGAATAATTTTGCACGACCATTCCAATTAGAGGATTGACCAGCACTCCAGCCAATGCCCCGGCAGTTCCGGACAGTCCCACTACCGTTGAGGTCGCATATTTTCCAAATATATCCGAGATGGCAGTGATATAGTTGGTGATCCAAAATCCGTGGGCAAACATCATTATTGCCATAAACCCAACAGCAAGTTCCACCGACGAAACCCGGGAAATAAAAGGCGCAATCAGGGTGAGTAGGGCTGCAGACCCCATAACCCATTTCCGGGCAGCATTTACCGAAAGGTTGTTCGCAATCAATTTATCGGATATCCATCCCCCTATGATGTTGGAAACTCCAAGCGCCATGAACGGTATCCAGAAAAGCTCTCCAATCCTATCAAAGGATAGTCCACGTTCCTCACTTAAGTACTTGGGCACCCAAAACATGAGAAAATAGAACACCGGATCCAATAAAAAACGCATTAGGACTAAGACACGTGCCGATCTGTTTTTTATGATCTCACGAAATGATATTCCTTCTGCCCGTTCGACCGGGGCATTTACTTCTTGGTCCTGAGTGGCGCCGCCCTTGTTTCTCCATGAGATTGCTACCCATGCCAACACCCATAGAATGCCGAACAGCCCAGGAATAATGAAGGTCCAACGCCAGCCATAGGTGGAAGAAATAAGAATGGTAAGAGGCGGGGCCACTACTGCGCCGATTGCAGAACCGCCAATGGCAATCCCGTTTGCCAGTGCACGTTCTTTTCTTCCAAACCATTCATATACCGTTTTGGCAGCACCGGGAAAGCATCCCCCTTCCCCTATTCCGAGCAGAAACCTAAAAGCAAGTAAATGATAAAACCCGGTTATCACCCCATGTAAAACACTTGCTGTAGACCATATCCCAACCGAAAGTGCAAGCCCAAGTTTTCCTCCGATTTTATCAATCAACCGTCCACCGATAGTAAACATCAACGCATAGCTGATAAGGAAACTAGTATTAATTATGCCGTATTGCACATCAGTAATGTTCAGCTCATCCTGTATCTTAAT contains:
- a CDS encoding MFS transporter: MKAKIRWFILILVFIATGLNFLDRQVLSMTIIKIQDELNITDVQYGIINTSFLISYALMFTIGGRLIDKIGGKLGLALSVGIWSTASVLHGVITGFYHLLAFRFLLGIGEGGCFPGAAKTVYEWFGRKERALANGIAIGGSAIGAVVAPPLTILISSTYGWRWTFIIPGLFGILWVLAWVAISWRNKGGATQDQEVNAPVERAEGISFREIIKNRSARVLVLMRFLLDPVFYFLMFWVPKYLSEERGLSFDRIGELFWIPFMALGVSNIIGGWISDKLIANNLSVNAARKWVMGSAALLTLIAPFISRVSSVELAVGFMAIMMFAHGFWITNYITAISDIFGKYATSTVVGLSGTAGALAGVLVNPLIGMVVQNYSYGPLWLVAGIMYPLTFLIMLIFIPNLNPLAVRVLLR